In Archangium violaceum, the following are encoded in one genomic region:
- a CDS encoding CBS domain-containing protein codes for MDGRGQDEVEARVVGAVMLFAQDTVVAALRVMQQYGVRQLPVVDEEHGELLGEITDEQLRWMWTVAPLASMAEILSVLQEGSPEDTGAQVLELAPLVRIPGAHNRWLH; via the coding sequence GTGGACGGGCGAGGGCAGGACGAGGTGGAGGCGCGGGTAGTGGGGGCGGTCATGCTGTTCGCTCAGGACACGGTAGTGGCCGCGCTCCGAGTGATGCAGCAGTACGGAGTGCGCCAACTGCCCGTGGTGGACGAGGAGCACGGCGAGCTGCTGGGCGAGATCACCGATGAGCAGCTGCGGTGGATGTGGACCGTCGCCCCCCTGGCCAGCATGGCGGAAATCCTTTCAGTCCTTCAGGAAGGTTCCCCAGAAGACACTGGCGCCCAGGTGTTGGAGCTCGCGCCGCTCGTGCGCATCCCTGGCGCGCACAACCGTTGGCTGCACTGA